One part of the Enterococcus sp. DIV1094 genome encodes these proteins:
- a CDS encoding type Z 30S ribosomal protein S14, whose amino-acid sequence MAKKSMIAKNKRPAKHSTQAYTRCERCGRPHSVYRKFHLCRICFRELAYKGQIPGVKKASW is encoded by the coding sequence GTGGCTAAAAAATCAATGATTGCTAAAAACAAACGTCCTGCAAAACATTCAACACAAGCTTATACTCGTTGCGAACGTTGCGGACGTCCACATTCAGTTTATCGTAAGTTCCATCTTTGCCGTATTTGCTTCCGCGAACTTGCCTATAAAGGTCAAATTCCCGGCGTGAAGAAAGCTAGCTGGTAA
- the rpsE gene encoding 30S ribosomal protein S5: MVYIDPKHLELEDRVVAINRVTKVVKGGRRLRFAALVVVGDKNGHVGFGTGKAQEVPEAIRKAIEDAKKNLVEVPMVGSTIPHEVIGAFSGGRILMKPAVEGSGVAAGGPVRAVLELAGVADITSKSLGSNTPINVVRATVEGLKQLKRAEEVAELRGKSVEELIG; the protein is encoded by the coding sequence ATGGTTTATATCGATCCAAAACATTTGGAATTAGAAGACCGCGTTGTTGCAATTAACCGTGTAACAAAAGTTGTTAAAGGTGGACGTCGTCTACGTTTTGCTGCTTTAGTTGTTGTCGGTGACAAAAACGGACACGTAGGATTTGGTACTGGTAAAGCACAAGAAGTACCTGAAGCAATCCGTAAAGCAATTGAAGATGCGAAGAAAAACTTAGTTGAAGTACCTATGGTTGGTTCAACAATCCCACACGAAGTAATCGGTGCTTTTAGTGGTGGTAGAATCCTAATGAAACCTGCTGTTGAAGGTTCTGGGGTTGCTGCTGGTGGACCAGTTCGTGCCGTATTAGAATTAGCAGGGGTAGCAGATATCACTTCTAAATCTTTAGGCTCAAACACACCAATCAACGTTGTTCGCGCAACTGTTGAAGGTTTGAAACAATTAAAACGTGCTGAAGAAGTTGCAGAACTTCGCGGCAAATCAGTGGAAGAATTAATCGGATAA
- the rpsM gene encoding 30S ribosomal protein S13, giving the protein MARIAGVDIPRDKRVVVSLTYIYGIGNTTAKQILADAGVSEDVRVRELTNEQTDAIRAEVDKLKVEGDLRREVNLNIKRLMEIGSYRGIRHRRGLPVRGQNTKNNARTRKGPARAIAGKKK; this is encoded by the coding sequence ATGGCTCGTATTGCAGGAGTAGATATTCCTCGTGATAAACGTGTAGTAGTTTCACTTACTTATATCTATGGTATTGGTAACACTACTGCGAAACAAATCTTAGCTGATGCTGGCGTATCTGAAGATGTTCGTGTTCGTGAATTAACGAATGAACAAACAGATGCTATCCGTGCAGAAGTAGATAAATTAAAAGTTGAAGGGGATCTTCGTCGTGAAGTGAACTTAAACATCAAACGCTTGATGGAAATCGGTTCTTACCGTGGAATCCGTCACCGTCGTGGATTGCCTGTTCGTGGACAAAACACGAAAAACAATGCACGTACTCGTAAAGGCCCAGCTCGCGCTATCGCTGGCAAGAAAAAATAA
- the rplE gene encoding 50S ribosomal protein L5, producing MNRLKEKYLKEVTPSLMEKFNYSSVMQTPKVEKIVINMGVGDAVSNAKNLDKAVEELTLITGQKPMITKAKKSIAGFRLREGMPIGAKVTLRGERMYEFLDKLVSVSLPRVRDFHGVSKKAFDGRGNYTLGIKEQLIFPEVDYDLVDKVRGMDIVIVTTANTDEESRELLTQLGMPFQK from the coding sequence ATGAACCGCCTAAAAGAAAAATATCTTAAAGAAGTAACTCCATCATTGATGGAAAAATTTAACTATAGCTCTGTTATGCAAACACCTAAAGTTGAAAAAATCGTCATCAACATGGGTGTTGGTGATGCGGTATCAAACGCTAAAAACTTAGACAAAGCAGTTGAAGAACTAACTTTGATCACTGGACAAAAACCAATGATTACAAAAGCTAAAAAATCAATCGCTGGATTCCGTTTACGTGAAGGAATGCCAATTGGTGCAAAAGTTACCTTGCGCGGAGAAAGAATGTACGAATTTTTAGATAAATTAGTATCAGTTTCTCTACCACGTGTACGTGACTTCCATGGTGTAAGTAAAAAAGCCTTTGATGGTCGTGGAAACTACACTTTAGGTATTAAAGAACAATTGATCTTCCCAGAAGTAGATTATGATTTAGTAGATAAAGTACGTGGTATGGACATCGTTATTGTAACAACAGCGAACACAGATGAAGAATCTCGTGAGTTGTTGACACAATTAGGCATGCCATTCCAAAAATAA
- the secY gene encoding preprotein translocase subunit SecY, with product MLKLLKDAFKVKDIRSKILFTVFVLFVFRLGAHITVPGVNASSLQNLSSLPFFNMLNLVSGSAMQNFSIFSMGVSPYITASIVIQLLQMDIVPRFVEWSKQGEVGRKKLNQATRYLTLVLAFIQSVGITAGFNQYAQLGFVNNPNISTYVTIGLILTAGTMFVTWLGEQITEKGIGNGVSMIIFAGIISRLPESVREIYEDYFVNIDSSNLWRSAIFVAILLVAVLAIVTFVTFFQQAERKIPIQYTKRVAGAPTSSYLPLKVNAAGVIPVIFASSFIATPNAVLQALSGRFGSENWYKIMMEIFNYNTVPGATIYTVLIVAFTFFYAFVQVNPEKLAENLQKQGSYIPSVRPGKGTEEYVSSLLMRLSTVGALFLGLVALLPIIAQMVWDLPQSIGLGGTSLLIVIGVALETAKQLEGLMLKRKYVGFIE from the coding sequence ATGCTTAAACTATTAAAGGACGCTTTTAAGGTCAAAGATATTAGATCGAAAATCCTTTTCACTGTATTTGTTCTCTTTGTCTTTCGTCTAGGGGCACATATTACTGTTCCTGGCGTAAACGCGAGCTCATTACAAAACCTTTCTAGCTTACCATTTTTCAACATGTTGAACTTGGTCAGTGGTAGTGCGATGCAAAACTTCTCGATCTTTTCGATGGGGGTTTCGCCATACATTACTGCATCGATCGTGATCCAGTTATTACAAATGGATATCGTTCCACGTTTTGTTGAATGGTCAAAACAAGGTGAAGTTGGACGTAAAAAATTGAACCAAGCAACACGATATTTGACATTAGTATTGGCATTTATCCAATCTGTCGGTATCACTGCTGGATTCAACCAATACGCTCAATTAGGTTTTGTCAATAATCCAAACATCTCTACTTACGTGACGATCGGTTTGATCTTAACGGCAGGAACGATGTTTGTGACTTGGTTGGGTGAACAAATCACTGAAAAAGGTATCGGTAATGGTGTGTCAATGATCATCTTTGCAGGGATCATTTCAAGATTACCGGAAAGTGTGCGAGAAATTTACGAAGATTACTTCGTAAACATCGACTCTTCCAATCTTTGGAGATCTGCGATTTTCGTTGCCATCTTACTTGTTGCGGTTCTAGCAATCGTGACATTCGTAACATTTTTCCAACAAGCTGAACGTAAGATTCCGATTCAGTACACAAAACGTGTAGCAGGTGCGCCAACAAGTAGTTATCTACCGTTGAAAGTGAACGCTGCTGGGGTAATTCCGGTTATCTTTGCAAGTTCATTTATTGCAACACCTAATGCTGTATTACAAGCGTTGAGTGGCCGATTTGGATCTGAAAACTGGTATAAAATAATGATGGAGATCTTTAACTATAATACGGTGCCTGGCGCAACGATTTATACGGTATTGATCGTCGCATTTACGTTCTTCTATGCCTTTGTCCAAGTTAACCCTGAGAAATTAGCGGAGAACTTACAAAAGCAAGGAAGCTATATACCAAGTGTACGCCCTGGTAAGGGAACTGAAGAGTATGTCTCAAGCTTATTGATGCGATTAAGTACAGTCGGAGCACTATTCCTTGGTTTAGTGGCATTATTACCAATCATTGCACAAATGGTTTGGGATCTGCCACAATCAATCGGATTAGGTGGTACAAGTCTGTTGATCGTGATCGGTGTGGCTTTAGAAACTGCGAAACAGTTAGAAGGCTTAATGCTGAAACGTAAATATGTTGGCTTTATTGAGTAA
- the rplQ gene encoding 50S ribosomal protein L17: MSYRKLGRTSSQRKAMLRDLTTDLLINERIVTTEARAKEVRSTAEKMITLGKRGDLHARRQAAAFVRNEVASVREENEEIVIESALQKLFNDIAPRYAERQGGYTRILKTEPRRGDGAPMVVLELV; the protein is encoded by the coding sequence GTGAGTTATCGTAAACTAGGACGCACATCTAGCCAACGTAAAGCGATGTTGCGTGATTTAACAACTGACTTATTAATTAATGAACGTATTGTGACTACAGAAGCTCGTGCGAAAGAAGTTCGCTCAACTGCTGAAAAAATGATCACTTTAGGCAAACGTGGGGACTTACATGCACGTCGTCAAGCTGCGGCTTTCGTACGTAATGAAGTTGCTAGCGTGCGTGAAGAAAATGAGGAAATCGTTATCGAATCAGCTTTACAAAAGTTGTTCAACGATATTGCACCTCGTTATGCTGAACGTCAAGGTGGCTACACTCGTATCTTGAAGACAGAACCAAGACGCGGAGACGGTGCACCAATGGTTGTCTTAGAACTTGTCTAA
- the rpsH gene encoding 30S ribosomal protein S8: MVMTDPIADFLTRIRNANMVKHEALEVPASKIKRDIAEILKREGFVRDVEYIEDDKQGVIRVFLKFGKSGERVITNLKRISKPGLRVYVKAGEVPKVLNGLGIAIISTSEGVVTDKEAREKNIGGEVIAYVW, translated from the coding sequence ATGGTCATGACAGATCCAATTGCAGATTTTCTAACTCGTATCCGTAATGCAAACATGGTTAAACATGAGGCTTTAGAAGTTCCTGCATCAAAAATTAAACGTGACATCGCTGAAATCTTGAAACGTGAAGGTTTCGTTCGTGATGTTGAATATATCGAAGATGACAAGCAAGGCGTGATCCGTGTTTTCCTTAAATTCGGTAAAAGCGGCGAACGTGTTATTACAAACTTAAAACGTATTTCTAAACCAGGTTTACGTGTTTATGTTAAAGCTGGCGAAGTGCCAAAAGTTTTAAATGGCTTAGGTATCGCTATTATTTCGACTTCTGAAGGTGTTGTCACTGATAAAGAAGCTCGTGAGAAAAACATCGGCGGCGAAGTTATCGCTTACGTATGGTAA
- a CDS encoding energy-coupling factor ABC transporter ATP-binding protein, which yields MEPIIELGKINYKYQPEDLRPALKDVSFTINKGEWIAIIGHNGSGKSTLAKTINGLLLPESGTVKVGNQTLNEENIWAIRQKVGMVFQNPDNQFVGSTVEDDVAFGLENQGIPREEMVVRVKDALQKVRMSDFATREPVRLSGGQKQRVAIAGVVALRPEIIILDEATSMLDPEGREEVITTIKKIKEESQLTVISITHDIDEAANANRIFVMKEGELVNEGTPKEIFSAGPELINLGLDLPFPEKLKSALKERGIEVPKEYMTEERMVDWLWTSVLKK from the coding sequence ATGGAGCCGATTATTGAATTAGGAAAGATTAATTACAAATACCAACCAGAAGATTTACGACCAGCATTGAAAGATGTTTCTTTCACGATCAACAAAGGAGAATGGATCGCGATTATCGGGCACAATGGTTCTGGTAAATCCACGCTTGCGAAAACGATCAATGGATTACTCCTGCCAGAATCTGGAACAGTCAAAGTTGGTAACCAAACACTAAATGAAGAGAATATATGGGCGATTCGTCAAAAAGTCGGCATGGTTTTTCAGAATCCAGACAATCAATTTGTTGGATCAACAGTCGAAGATGATGTTGCCTTTGGATTAGAGAACCAAGGTATTCCTCGCGAAGAAATGGTCGTTCGAGTAAAAGATGCCCTTCAAAAAGTACGGATGTCTGATTTTGCGACAAGAGAACCCGTTCGTCTTTCTGGTGGGCAGAAACAACGTGTGGCGATTGCCGGTGTTGTAGCACTCCGACCAGAAATCATTATTTTAGATGAGGCGACAAGTATGTTAGATCCTGAAGGTCGTGAAGAAGTTATCACGACGATCAAAAAGATCAAAGAGGAAAGCCAATTGACCGTTATTTCAATCACGCATGATATCGATGAAGCAGCGAATGCCAATCGTATCTTTGTGATGAAAGAAGGCGAATTAGTGAATGAAGGAACACCTAAAGAGATTTTCTCTGCTGGACCGGAACTCATCAATCTCGGCTTAGATTTGCCTTTCCCTGAAAAACTAAAAAGTGCCTTGAAAGAACGCGGCATTGAAGTGCCTAAAGAATACATGACAGAAGAAAGGATGGTGGATTGGTTATGGACATCCGTTTTGAAAAAGTAA
- a CDS encoding DNA-directed RNA polymerase subunit alpha → MIEFEKPRIAKIDEEKDYGKFIVEPLERGYGTTLGNSLRRILLSSLPGAAITNIQIDGVLHEFSTIKGVREDVTQIILNIKGLALKMYGQEEKTLEIDITGPATVTAGDIIVDSEVEILNKDMYICSVSEGATFHARLTVKPGRGYVQADENKKEDMPIGVLPVDSIYTPVRRVNYQVENTRVGHREDFDKLTMEIWTDGSIEPLEAMSLSAKIMTEHLDIFVNLTDEAKNAEIMVEKEETQKEKMLEMTIEELDLSVRSYNCLKRAGINTVQELTNKSEPEMIKVRNLGRKSLEEVKAKLHDLGLGLRKED, encoded by the coding sequence ATGATTGAGTTCGAAAAACCAAGAATCGCAAAAATTGATGAAGAAAAAGATTATGGCAAGTTCATCGTTGAACCTCTTGAAAGAGGGTATGGGACTACTTTAGGGAATTCCCTACGTCGTATTTTATTATCTTCTTTGCCAGGTGCTGCCATCACTAATATTCAAATCGATGGTGTGCTGCATGAATTCTCTACCATCAAAGGTGTTAGAGAAGACGTCACTCAAATCATCTTGAACATTAAAGGTTTAGCACTGAAAATGTATGGTCAAGAAGAAAAAACCCTTGAAATCGATATTACCGGACCTGCTACAGTAACTGCTGGCGATATTATCGTTGATAGTGAGGTAGAAATTCTTAACAAAGATATGTACATCTGTAGTGTATCTGAAGGTGCTACGTTCCATGCTCGCTTAACAGTGAAACCAGGACGTGGTTATGTTCAAGCAGATGAAAACAAAAAAGAAGATATGCCAATCGGTGTTCTTCCAGTCGATTCAATCTACACGCCTGTACGTCGTGTCAACTACCAAGTAGAAAACACACGTGTTGGACATCGTGAAGACTTTGATAAATTGACGATGGAGATCTGGACAGATGGTTCAATCGAACCATTGGAAGCAATGAGTTTATCTGCAAAAATCATGACTGAACATTTAGACATCTTTGTCAACCTAACTGATGAAGCGAAAAACGCTGAAATCATGGTCGAAAAAGAAGAAACACAAAAAGAAAAAATGTTAGAAATGACAATTGAAGAATTAGACTTATCTGTTCGCTCTTACAATTGCTTAAAACGTGCAGGAATCAATACTGTACAAGAACTTACGAATAAATCTGAGCCAGAAATGATCAAAGTCCGTAACTTAGGACGTAAATCATTAGAAGAAGTTAAAGCAAAATTGCATGACTTAGGTTTAGGTTTACGTAAAGAAGATTAA
- a CDS encoding adenylate kinase: MNLILMGLPGAGKGTQAEKIIDAYGIPHISTGDMFRAAIKNETALGLEAKSYMDKGALVPDEVTNGIVKERLAEPDTEKGFLLDGFPRTIEQAEALDAMLKDLNKQIDAVIDIHVGEEVLVERLAGRFICRNCGATYHKIFNPTKVEDTCDRCGGHEFYQREDDKPETVKNRLAINIKNSEPILAYYKEQGLLNTIDGDREIDAVFTDVKKIIEK; this comes from the coding sequence ATGAACCTCATTTTAATGGGGCTGCCAGGTGCAGGTAAAGGAACTCAAGCGGAAAAAATCATTGACGCTTACGGGATTCCTCACATCTCAACAGGAGATATGTTTCGTGCAGCTATCAAAAATGAAACAGCTCTTGGCTTGGAAGCAAAGTCTTATATGGATAAAGGTGCATTAGTTCCTGATGAAGTAACAAATGGAATCGTAAAAGAGCGTTTAGCAGAACCCGATACAGAGAAAGGCTTCTTATTAGATGGTTTTCCTCGTACGATCGAGCAAGCAGAAGCTCTAGATGCAATGCTAAAAGATTTAAATAAACAAATTGATGCTGTCATCGATATCCACGTGGGTGAAGAAGTTTTGGTTGAGCGTTTAGCAGGCCGCTTCATTTGCCGTAACTGTGGAGCAACTTACCATAAAATTTTCAACCCTACAAAAGTTGAAGACACATGTGATCGTTGTGGTGGGCATGAATTCTATCAAAGAGAAGATGATAAACCTGAGACGGTTAAAAATCGTCTGGCTATCAACATCAAAAATAGTGAACCAATCTTGGCTTATTATAAAGAACAAGGTTTGCTAAACACTATCGATGGTGATCGTGAAATCGATGCTGTATTTACTGATGTCAAAAAAATCATTGAAAAATAG
- a CDS encoding energy-coupling factor ABC transporter ATP-binding protein encodes MDIRFEKVNFTYQPNTPFEQRALFDIDLLIKENSYTALVGHTGSGKSTLLQHLNALIKPTEGIVQIGDRQIKPDTDNKNLKPIRKKVGIVFQFPEAQLFEETVAKDIAFGPKNFGVSEEEAMLLAKETLEQVGLDETYLERSPFELSGGQMRRVAIAGVLAMKPEVLVLDEPTAGLDPQGRKEMMDMFWRLHQEHQITIVLVTHLMDDVANYADFVYVLEKGRIVKCGEPKEVFQHLSWLKERQLGVPTATEFAEDLRAKGIPFDELPITAEALADQLVKLVGGTAHDE; translated from the coding sequence ATGGACATCCGTTTTGAAAAAGTAAACTTTACGTACCAACCGAATACACCATTCGAGCAACGAGCGTTATTCGACATTGATTTGTTGATCAAAGAAAATAGCTATACTGCCTTAGTTGGTCATACAGGAAGCGGGAAATCCACCTTGCTTCAGCATTTGAATGCGTTGATCAAACCAACAGAAGGAATCGTTCAAATCGGCGATCGTCAAATCAAACCGGATACAGATAATAAAAATTTGAAACCGATTCGAAAAAAAGTTGGTATTGTTTTTCAGTTTCCAGAAGCACAGCTATTCGAAGAAACGGTAGCAAAAGATATTGCTTTTGGACCTAAAAACTTTGGTGTTAGCGAAGAAGAAGCGATGTTACTAGCAAAAGAAACATTAGAGCAAGTCGGCTTAGATGAAACGTATCTAGAACGCTCCCCATTTGAGCTGTCTGGGGGTCAAATGCGCCGTGTAGCGATTGCTGGCGTCTTAGCAATGAAACCAGAAGTACTCGTGTTAGATGAGCCTACAGCGGGGTTAGATCCACAAGGAAGAAAAGAAATGATGGATATGTTCTGGCGGTTGCATCAAGAACATCAAATCACGATCGTATTGGTGACACATTTAATGGATGATGTAGCAAATTATGCTGATTTTGTTTATGTGTTAGAAAAAGGCCGGATCGTTAAATGCGGAGAACCTAAAGAAGTGTTCCAACACCTTTCTTGGTTAAAGGAACGCCAATTAGGAGTGCCAACAGCTACTGAATTTGCAGAGGATCTACGAGCAAAAGGGATTCCTTTTGATGAACTGCCGATCACTGCAGAAGCGCTAGCAGATCAACTGGTAAAACTGGTTGGAGGTACCGCTCATGATGAATAA
- the rpmJ gene encoding 50S ribosomal protein L36, whose product MKVRPSVKPMCEHCKVIRRKGRVMVICPANPKHKQRQG is encoded by the coding sequence ATGAAAGTAAGACCATCAGTAAAACCAATGTGTGAACATTGTAAAGTAATTCGTCGTAAAGGACGCGTTATGGTGATTTGCCCAGCAAATCCAAAACATAAACAACGTCAAGGATAA
- the infA gene encoding translation initiation factor IF-1, which produces MAKEDMIEVEGTVVETLPNAMFKVELENGHQVLATVSGKIRMHYIRILPGDKVTVELSPYDLNRGRITYRFK; this is translated from the coding sequence GTGGCAAAAGAAGATATGATTGAAGTCGAAGGTACAGTCGTCGAAACTTTGCCGAATGCAATGTTTAAAGTTGAACTAGAAAACGGACACCAAGTTCTTGCTACTGTTTCAGGTAAAATTCGTATGCACTACATTCGTATTCTACCTGGTGACAAAGTGACGGTTGAATTGTCTCCGTATGATTTAAACCGTGGCCGTATTACTTATCGCTTTAAATAA
- the rplR gene encoding 50S ribosomal protein L18, producing the protein MITKPDKNKTRQKRHRRVRNTISGTAERPRLNVFRSNKNIYAQLIDDVAGVTLASASTLDKEISGGTKTEAAQAVGKLVAERATEKGIKVVVFDRGGYLYHGRVQALAEAARENGLEF; encoded by the coding sequence GTGATTACAAAACCAGATAAAAACAAAACACGTCAAAAGAGACACCGTCGTGTACGTAATACTATCTCTGGTACTGCTGAGCGCCCACGCTTGAACGTTTTTCGTTCTAACAAAAACATCTACGCGCAACTTATTGATGACGTAGCGGGTGTAACGCTAGCAAGTGCCTCTACCTTGGATAAAGAAATTTCAGGTGGAACAAAAACAGAAGCAGCACAAGCTGTCGGTAAATTAGTTGCTGAACGCGCAACTGAAAAAGGCATTAAAGTCGTAGTCTTTGACCGTGGTGGATACCTTTACCATGGCCGTGTGCAAGCTTTAGCTGAAGCTGCTCGCGAAAATGGACTAGAATTTTAG
- the rpmD gene encoding 50S ribosomal protein L30, giving the protein MAELKVTLKRSIIGRPQNQRATVKALGLTKINSSVVKPSNEAIKGMINTVSHLVDVEEV; this is encoded by the coding sequence ATGGCTGAATTAAAAGTAACTTTAAAACGCAGTATTATCGGACGTCCTCAAAACCAACGCGCAACTGTTAAAGCGCTAGGTCTTACAAAGATTAACAGCTCAGTGGTTAAGCCTTCTAACGAAGCAATCAAAGGCATGATCAACACTGTTTCTCACTTAGTGGACGTTGAAGAAGTTTAA
- the rpsK gene encoding 30S ribosomal protein S11: MVAKKVNRKRRVKKNIEAGIAHIHSTFNNTIIMITDTHGNALAWSSAGSLGFKGSKKSTPFAAQMAAETATKAAMEHGLKTVEVTVKGPGSGREAAIRSLQATGLEVTAIRDVTPVPHNGARPPKRRRV, encoded by the coding sequence ATGGTAGCAAAAAAAGTGAATCGTAAACGCCGTGTGAAAAAGAATATAGAAGCTGGGATTGCACATATCCACTCTACATTCAACAACACAATCATCATGATCACTGATACTCACGGAAATGCTTTAGCGTGGTCATCAGCTGGTTCATTAGGTTTCAAAGGAAGCAAAAAATCAACTCCTTTTGCGGCTCAAATGGCAGCAGAAACAGCTACAAAAGCAGCAATGGAACACGGATTAAAAACTGTTGAAGTAACAGTTAAAGGACCTGGTTCTGGACGTGAAGCAGCAATTCGTTCATTACAAGCGACAGGTTTAGAAGTGACTGCAATTCGTGACGTGACTCCAGTTCCTCATAATGGTGCCCGCCCTCCAAAACGCCGTCGTGTTTAA
- the rplX gene encoding 50S ribosomal protein L24 — protein MFVKKGDKVKVITGKDKNKEGVVLAAFPKQDKVVVEGVNMIKKHQKPSQAAPQGGIVEMEAPLHVSNVMVIDSTGVAGRVGYKEVDGKKVRVSKKTGEVLDK, from the coding sequence ATGTTTGTTAAAAAAGGCGATAAAGTTAAAGTGATCACCGGTAAAGACAAAAACAAAGAAGGCGTTGTATTAGCAGCGTTTCCTAAACAGGATAAAGTGGTTGTCGAAGGTGTGAACATGATCAAAAAACACCAAAAACCTTCTCAAGCTGCTCCTCAAGGCGGGATTGTTGAGATGGAAGCGCCACTTCACGTTTCTAACGTGATGGTCATCGACTCTACTGGTGTAGCTGGCCGTGTTGGCTACAAAGAAGTAGACGGAAAAAAAGTCCGTGTTTCTAAAAAAACCGGTGAAGTTTTAGATAAATAA
- the rplO gene encoding 50S ribosomal protein L15 — MKLHELKPAEGSRQVRNRVGRGTSSGNGKTAGRGQKGQKARSGGGVRLGFEGGQTPLFRRLPKRGFTNVNRKDYAVVNLDVLNRFEDGAEVTPVALVEAGIVKNEKAGIKVLANGELNKKLTVKAAKFSKAAQEAIEAAGGSVEVI; from the coding sequence ATGAAACTTCATGAATTAAAACCCGCTGAAGGTTCACGCCAAGTACGTAACCGTGTTGGTCGTGGTACTTCTTCAGGTAACGGAAAAACTGCCGGACGTGGTCAAAAAGGACAAAAAGCTCGTTCAGGCGGTGGTGTACGTCTAGGATTCGAAGGGGGACAAACACCATTGTTCCGTCGTTTACCAAAACGTGGATTTACAAATGTTAACCGTAAGGACTACGCAGTCGTTAATTTAGATGTCTTGAACCGCTTTGAAGACGGAGCTGAAGTAACACCTGTTGCTTTAGTAGAAGCTGGAATCGTGAAAAACGAAAAAGCTGGGATCAAAGTATTAGCTAACGGAGAATTGAACAAAAAGTTAACTGTGAAAGCAGCTAAATTCTCAAAAGCAGCACAAGAAGCAATCGAAGCGGCTGGTGGCTCTGTTGAGGTGATCTAA
- the rplF gene encoding 50S ribosomal protein L6 — protein sequence MSRIGNKIVVIPEGVTITQDGNNITVKGPKGELTREFSADIKMNIEGNEVTFTRPNDSKEMKTIHGTTRANFNNMVVGVSEGFQKGLELIGVGYRAQMQGTKLVLNVGYSHPVEITPPAGITVEVPSNTQVIVKGANKEEVGELAANIRGTRPPEPYKGKGIRYVGEFVRRKEGKTGK from the coding sequence GTGAGCCGTATTGGAAATAAGATCGTTGTGATCCCTGAAGGAGTAACAATCACTCAAGATGGAAACAACATTACAGTTAAAGGACCAAAAGGGGAATTGACTCGTGAGTTTTCTGCTGATATCAAAATGAATATCGAAGGAAACGAAGTGACATTCACTCGTCCAAACGACAGTAAAGAAATGAAAACTATCCATGGAACTACTCGTGCTAACTTCAACAACATGGTTGTAGGTGTTAGTGAAGGATTCCAAAAAGGATTAGAATTAATCGGGGTTGGGTACCGTGCGCAAATGCAAGGAACAAAACTTGTATTGAACGTTGGTTACTCACATCCAGTAGAAATCACACCACCAGCTGGCATTACTGTTGAAGTGCCATCTAACACACAAGTAATTGTGAAGGGTGCGAACAAAGAAGAAGTTGGCGAATTAGCTGCGAACATCCGTGGTACTCGTCCTCCAGAACCTTATAAAGGTAAAGGTATTCGTTATGTTGGCGAATTCGTACGCCGTAAAGAAGGTAAAACTGGTAAATAA